In one Elephas maximus indicus isolate mEleMax1 chromosome 9, mEleMax1 primary haplotype, whole genome shotgun sequence genomic region, the following are encoded:
- the SH3GLB2 gene encoding endophilin-B2 isoform X3, translated as MDFNMKKLASDAGIFFTRAVQFTEEKFGQAEKTELDAHFENLLTRADSTKNWTEKILRQTEVLLQPNPSARVEEFLYEKLDRKVPSRVTNGELLAQYMAEAASELGPTTPYGKTLIKVAEAEKRLGGAERDFIHTASINFLTPLRNFLEGDWKTISKERRLLQNRRLDLDACKARLKKAKAAEAKATTVPDFQETRPRNYILSASASATLDDTSCPPSWSEWEEKYPGGWRLPCYFLLPLNPSVTQARGCLSLPKNRKLWNDEVDKAEQELRVAQTEFDRQAEVTRLLLEGISSTHVNHLRCLHEFVESQTTYYAQCYRHMLDLQKQLGRFPGTFIGTTEPASPPLSSTSPTTTAATMPVVPSVAGLAPPGEAALCLEEVAPPASGTRKARVLYDYEAADSSELALLADELITVYSLPGMDPDWLIGERGNKKGKVPVTYLELLS; from the exons ATGGACTTCAATATGAAGAAGCTGGCGTCGGACGCGGGCATCTTCTTCACCCGGGCGGTGCAG TTCACAGAGGAGAAATTCGGCCAGGCCGAGAAGACTGAGCTCGAtgcacactttgaaaaccttctGACCCGGGCAGACAGCACCAAGAACTGGACAGAGAAGATCCTGAGGCAGACAGAGGTGCTGCTGCAGCCCAACCCTA GTGCCCGTGTGGAGGAGTTCCTGTATGAGAAGCTGGACAGGAAGGTCCCCTCGCGAGTCACCAACGGGGAGCTGCTGGCTCAGTACATGGCAGAGGCGGCTAGTGAGCTGGGGCCCACTACTCCCTACG GGAAGACACTGATCAAGGTGGCAGAAGCTGAAAAACGACTGGGAGGTGCCGAGAGGGACTTTATCCACACAGCCTCCATCAACTTCCTTACACCCTTGCGCAACTTCCTGGAAGGAGACTGGAAGACAATTTCG AAGGAGAGGCGGCTCCTCCAAAACCGGCGTCTGGACTTGGATGCCTGCAAAGCACGGCTGAAGAAGGCCAAGGCTGCAGAAGCCAAAGCCACG ACGGTGCCTGACTTTCAGGAGACTAGACCTCGTAATTACATTCTCTCGGCCAGCGCCTCTGCG ACTTTGGATGACACTTCCTGCCCTCCTTCCTGGTCCGAGTGGGAGGAGAAATACCCTGGAGGGTGGAGACTACCCTGTTATTTTCTTTTGCCACTGAACCCCAGTGTGACTCAGGCACGAGGCTGTCTTTCTCTCCCGAAGAACAGAAAG CTTTGGAATGATGAGGTGGACAAG GCTGAGCAGGAGCTCCGAGTGGCCCAGACAGAGTTTGACCGGCAGGCAGAAGTGACCCGCCTCCTGCTAGAGGGAATCAGTAGCACTCAT GTGAACCACCTTCGCTGCCTCCATGAGTTCGTCGAGTCCCAGACAACTTACTATGCGCAGTGCTACCGCCACATGCTGGACTTACAGAAACAGCTGGGCAG ATTTCCAGGCACCTTCATAGGCACTACAGAGCCTGCCTCCCCGCCCCTGAGCAGCACCTCGCCCACCACTACTGCGGCCACAATGCCTGTGGTGCCCTCTGTGGCTGGCTTGGCACCTCCAGGGGAGGCTGCTCTCTGCCTGGAGGAGGTGGCCCCACCTGCCAGCGGAACCCGTAAGGCACGCGTGCTCTATGACTATGAGGCTGCTGACAGCAGTGAGCTGGCCCTGCTGGCTGATGAG CTCATCACTGTCTACAGCCTGCCTGGCATGGACCCTGACTGGCTCATTGGTGAGCGAGGCAACAAGAAGGGCAAGGTCCCTGTCACCTACTTGGAGCTGCTCAGCTAA
- the SH3GLB2 gene encoding endophilin-B2 isoform X2, producing MDFNMKKLASDAGIFFTRAVQFTEEKFGQAEKTELDAHFENLLTRADSTKNWTEKILRQTEVLLQPNPSARVEEFLYEKLDRKVPSRVTNGELLAQYMAEAASELGPTTPYGKTLIKVAEAEKRLGGAERDFIHTASINFLTPLRNFLEGDWKTISKERRLLQNRRLDLDACKARLKKAKAAEAKATTVPDFQETRPRNYILSASASAAEQELRVAQTEFDRQAEVTRLLLEGISSTHVNHLRCLHEFVESQTTYYAQCYRHMLDLQKQLGRFPGTFIGTTEPASPPLSSTSPTTTAATMPVVPSVAGLAPPGEAALCLEEVAPPASGTRKARVLYDYEAADSSELALLADELITVYSLPGMDPDWLIGERGNKKGKVPVTYLELLS from the exons ATGGACTTCAATATGAAGAAGCTGGCGTCGGACGCGGGCATCTTCTTCACCCGGGCGGTGCAG TTCACAGAGGAGAAATTCGGCCAGGCCGAGAAGACTGAGCTCGAtgcacactttgaaaaccttctGACCCGGGCAGACAGCACCAAGAACTGGACAGAGAAGATCCTGAGGCAGACAGAGGTGCTGCTGCAGCCCAACCCTA GTGCCCGTGTGGAGGAGTTCCTGTATGAGAAGCTGGACAGGAAGGTCCCCTCGCGAGTCACCAACGGGGAGCTGCTGGCTCAGTACATGGCAGAGGCGGCTAGTGAGCTGGGGCCCACTACTCCCTACG GGAAGACACTGATCAAGGTGGCAGAAGCTGAAAAACGACTGGGAGGTGCCGAGAGGGACTTTATCCACACAGCCTCCATCAACTTCCTTACACCCTTGCGCAACTTCCTGGAAGGAGACTGGAAGACAATTTCG AAGGAGAGGCGGCTCCTCCAAAACCGGCGTCTGGACTTGGATGCCTGCAAAGCACGGCTGAAGAAGGCCAAGGCTGCAGAAGCCAAAGCCACG ACGGTGCCTGACTTTCAGGAGACTAGACCTCGTAATTACATTCTCTCGGCCAGCGCCTCTGCG GCTGAGCAGGAGCTCCGAGTGGCCCAGACAGAGTTTGACCGGCAGGCAGAAGTGACCCGCCTCCTGCTAGAGGGAATCAGTAGCACTCAT GTGAACCACCTTCGCTGCCTCCATGAGTTCGTCGAGTCCCAGACAACTTACTATGCGCAGTGCTACCGCCACATGCTGGACTTACAGAAACAGCTGGGCAG ATTTCCAGGCACCTTCATAGGCACTACAGAGCCTGCCTCCCCGCCCCTGAGCAGCACCTCGCCCACCACTACTGCGGCCACAATGCCTGTGGTGCCCTCTGTGGCTGGCTTGGCACCTCCAGGGGAGGCTGCTCTCTGCCTGGAGGAGGTGGCCCCACCTGCCAGCGGAACCCGTAAGGCACGCGTGCTCTATGACTATGAGGCTGCTGACAGCAGTGAGCTGGCCCTGCTGGCTGATGAG CTCATCACTGTCTACAGCCTGCCTGGCATGGACCCTGACTGGCTCATTGGTGAGCGAGGCAACAAGAAGGGCAAGGTCCCTGTCACCTACTTGGAGCTGCTCAGCTAA
- the SH3GLB2 gene encoding endophilin-B2 isoform X1 — translation MDFNMKKLASDAGIFFTRAVQFTEEKFGQAEKTELDAHFENLLTRADSTKNWTEKILRQTEVLLQPNPSARVEEFLYEKLDRKVPSRVTNGELLAQYMAEAASELGPTTPYGKTLIKVAEAEKRLGGAERDFIHTASINFLTPLRNFLEGDWKTISKERRLLQNRRLDLDACKARLKKAKAAEAKATTVPDFQETRPRNYILSASASALWNDEVDKAEQELRVAQTEFDRQAEVTRLLLEGISSTHVNHLRCLHEFVESQTTYYAQCYRHMLDLQKQLGRFPGTFIGTTEPASPPLSSTSPTTTAATMPVVPSVAGLAPPGEAALCLEEVAPPASGTRKARVLYDYEAADSSELALLADELITVYSLPGMDPDWLIGERGNKKGKVPVTYLELLS, via the exons ATGGACTTCAATATGAAGAAGCTGGCGTCGGACGCGGGCATCTTCTTCACCCGGGCGGTGCAG TTCACAGAGGAGAAATTCGGCCAGGCCGAGAAGACTGAGCTCGAtgcacactttgaaaaccttctGACCCGGGCAGACAGCACCAAGAACTGGACAGAGAAGATCCTGAGGCAGACAGAGGTGCTGCTGCAGCCCAACCCTA GTGCCCGTGTGGAGGAGTTCCTGTATGAGAAGCTGGACAGGAAGGTCCCCTCGCGAGTCACCAACGGGGAGCTGCTGGCTCAGTACATGGCAGAGGCGGCTAGTGAGCTGGGGCCCACTACTCCCTACG GGAAGACACTGATCAAGGTGGCAGAAGCTGAAAAACGACTGGGAGGTGCCGAGAGGGACTTTATCCACACAGCCTCCATCAACTTCCTTACACCCTTGCGCAACTTCCTGGAAGGAGACTGGAAGACAATTTCG AAGGAGAGGCGGCTCCTCCAAAACCGGCGTCTGGACTTGGATGCCTGCAAAGCACGGCTGAAGAAGGCCAAGGCTGCAGAAGCCAAAGCCACG ACGGTGCCTGACTTTCAGGAGACTAGACCTCGTAATTACATTCTCTCGGCCAGCGCCTCTGCG CTTTGGAATGATGAGGTGGACAAG GCTGAGCAGGAGCTCCGAGTGGCCCAGACAGAGTTTGACCGGCAGGCAGAAGTGACCCGCCTCCTGCTAGAGGGAATCAGTAGCACTCAT GTGAACCACCTTCGCTGCCTCCATGAGTTCGTCGAGTCCCAGACAACTTACTATGCGCAGTGCTACCGCCACATGCTGGACTTACAGAAACAGCTGGGCAG ATTTCCAGGCACCTTCATAGGCACTACAGAGCCTGCCTCCCCGCCCCTGAGCAGCACCTCGCCCACCACTACTGCGGCCACAATGCCTGTGGTGCCCTCTGTGGCTGGCTTGGCACCTCCAGGGGAGGCTGCTCTCTGCCTGGAGGAGGTGGCCCCACCTGCCAGCGGAACCCGTAAGGCACGCGTGCTCTATGACTATGAGGCTGCTGACAGCAGTGAGCTGGCCCTGCTGGCTGATGAG CTCATCACTGTCTACAGCCTGCCTGGCATGGACCCTGACTGGCTCATTGGTGAGCGAGGCAACAAGAAGGGCAAGGTCCCTGTCACCTACTTGGAGCTGCTCAGCTAA